A single genomic interval of Granulicella tundricola MP5ACTX9 harbors:
- the tuf gene encoding elongation factor Tu encodes MGKEKFDRSKPHVNIGTVGHIDHGKTTLTAAITKVLSKHNPNNTFRSFDTIDNAPEERERGITIATSHVEYETANRHYAHVDCPGHADYIKNMITGAAQMDGAILVVAATDGPMPQTKEHVLLARQVGVPYIVVFLNKCDAVEDEELIELVEMEVRELLSKYDYPGDDTPIIRGSALGALNGEPQWEAKIDELMAAVDQYIPQPERAINLPFLMPIEDIFSISGRGTVVTGRIERGKVKVGEACEIVGFGDTQATVCTGVEMFKKQLDEGLAGDNAGLLLRGVAKEAVQRGMVLAKPGSIKPHTEFKGEVYVLSKEEGGRHTPFFNGYRPQFYFRTTDVTGSAKLPEGTEMCMPGDNIQLEITLHTPVAMEKGLRFAIREGGRTVGAGTISEIIK; translated from the coding sequence ATGGGCAAGGAAAAGTTTGACCGGTCTAAACCTCACGTCAACATCGGCACTGTGGGTCACATCGACCATGGCAAGACCACGCTGACGGCTGCGATCACGAAGGTTCTGTCCAAGCACAACCCGAACAACACGTTCCGTTCGTTCGACACGATCGACAACGCACCGGAAGAGCGTGAGCGCGGTATCACCATCGCCACCTCGCACGTCGAGTACGAGACGGCCAACCGCCACTACGCGCACGTCGACTGCCCGGGCCACGCCGACTACATCAAGAACATGATCACCGGAGCCGCGCAGATGGACGGCGCAATCCTGGTGGTTGCCGCGACCGACGGCCCGATGCCCCAGACCAAGGAGCACGTTCTGCTCGCGCGTCAGGTTGGCGTTCCGTACATCGTCGTGTTCCTGAACAAGTGCGATGCCGTTGAAGACGAAGAGCTCATCGAGCTGGTTGAGATGGAAGTTCGCGAGCTTCTGTCGAAGTACGACTACCCCGGCGACGACACCCCGATCATCCGTGGTTCGGCTCTGGGCGCGCTCAACGGCGAGCCTCAGTGGGAGGCGAAGATCGACGAGCTCATGGCTGCTGTCGACCAGTACATCCCCCAGCCCGAGCGTGCGATCAACCTGCCGTTCCTGATGCCTATCGAGGATATCTTCTCGATCTCGGGTCGTGGAACTGTGGTCACGGGTCGTATCGAGCGCGGTAAGGTCAAGGTTGGCGAAGCATGCGAGATCGTCGGCTTTGGCGACACGCAGGCTACGGTCTGCACCGGCGTCGAGATGTTCAAGAAGCAGCTGGACGAAGGTCTGGCCGGCGACAACGCGGGTCTCCTGCTCCGCGGCGTTGCCAAGGAAGCGGTTCAGCGCGGCATGGTTCTGGCCAAGCCGGGTTCGATCAAGCCGCACACCGAGTTCAAGGGCGAGGTTTACGTTCTGAGCAAGGAAGAAGGCGGACGTCACACTCCGTTCTTCAACGGCTACCGCCCCCAGTTCTACTTCCGTACCACGGACGTAACGGGTTCGGCCAAGCTGCCGGAGGGCACCGAGATGTGCATGCCTGGAGATAACATCCAGCTTGAGATCACGCTGCACACGCCGGTCGCCATGGAGAAGGGTCTGCGCTTCGCCATCCGTGAGGGTGGAAGGACCGTAGGCGCTGGAACGATCTCGGAGATCATCAAGTAA
- a CDS encoding Uma2 family endonuclease, translating into MAALAESPVLIQASLAGLPMPVVLRLPEPMTDEELIAFSRRNRPYRIERNADGELEIMSPVGFDGGQRELLVMRVLGNWAEEHGGVCVSCDTGFTMADSSVRSPDSSWISDARINALTDAERRRFPPLCPEFLVEILSETDSRATLQAKMEMWIANGAQLAWMIDPFSATVSVYRPHSAVEVLDRPDWVEADAVVAGFRLETSRLWAK; encoded by the coding sequence ATGGCTGCACTCGCGGAATCTCCGGTACTCATTCAGGCGTCCCTGGCAGGTTTGCCTATGCCTGTGGTATTGCGTCTCCCGGAGCCCATGACAGATGAGGAGTTGATTGCTTTTTCCCGCCGTAACCGGCCCTATCGAATCGAGCGTAATGCAGACGGAGAGTTGGAGATTATGTCGCCGGTAGGGTTTGATGGAGGTCAGCGCGAGCTTCTTGTGATGCGTGTTCTGGGCAATTGGGCAGAAGAGCATGGCGGTGTTTGCGTTAGTTGTGACACGGGCTTCACCATGGCGGATTCTTCTGTAAGGAGTCCTGACTCCTCCTGGATCTCGGACGCCCGTATCAACGCTTTAACTGATGCGGAAAGGCGCCGCTTTCCCCCACTCTGCCCGGAGTTTCTCGTAGAAATCCTGTCTGAAACCGACAGCCGCGCCACCTTGCAAGCCAAGATGGAAATGTGGATTGCAAATGGTGCGCAGCTCGCGTGGATGATTGATCCTTTCAGCGCGACTGTGAGTGTCTACCGGCCTCACTCTGCGGTTGAGGTGCTAGATCGGCCTGATTGGGTGGAGGCGGATGCCGTCGTCGCGGGGTTTCGACTGGAAACCTCACGCCTTTGGGCAAAGTAG
- the rpmG gene encoding 50S ribosomal protein L33 gives MREIITLQCPECKNRNYSTTKNKKTTTGRLEFSKFCNTCRKHTDHKETK, from the coding sequence ATGCGTGAAATCATCACTCTGCAGTGCCCCGAGTGCAAGAACCGGAACTATTCGACGACCAAGAACAAGAAGACCACCACCGGCCGCCTCGAGTTCTCGAAGTTCTGCAACACGTGCCGCAAGCACACGGATCACAAGGAAACCAAGTAG
- the secE gene encoding preprotein translocase subunit SecE translates to MAKTMAVVDQPSTGLQQLKSGPARLGEFLHDVRSEMKKVITPSRDEVQSTTIVVIITVFIFAAYFALVDFAVGHTIDVLFKHLAK, encoded by the coding sequence ATGGCCAAGACAATGGCAGTCGTAGATCAGCCAAGCACCGGACTTCAGCAGCTCAAGAGCGGCCCCGCCCGTCTGGGCGAGTTCCTGCACGACGTTCGCTCCGAGATGAAGAAGGTGATCACCCCTTCACGCGACGAGGTTCAGTCCACCACCATCGTCGTCATCATCACGGTCTTCATCTTCGCGGCATACTTCGCCTTGGTGGACTTCGCGGTCGGCCACACCATCGACGTGCTCTTCAAGCACCTGGCTAAATAA
- the nusG gene encoding transcription termination/antitermination protein NusG produces MAAQEMNPEEFLHEGEDLSLETPETPGAADVQPPVEAEGEHLAPPVNENFKWYIIHAYSGFERKVRESLESRIHAYNLQNRIGRIMIPTEPVTELRNGKKYTIERVFLPGYVLVEMELDNDLWHVIKNTPRVTGFLGTGDSPVALSEQEVSSILFRTDVSKDKPSMKIKFAKGEQVRINEGPFANFSGVVDDLNEDKQTLKVMVSIFGRSTPVEIEFSKVDKMEDE; encoded by the coding sequence ATGGCGGCACAAGAGATGAATCCGGAAGAGTTCCTCCACGAGGGCGAAGACCTCTCGCTCGAGACCCCGGAGACGCCCGGCGCGGCAGACGTACAGCCCCCGGTCGAAGCTGAAGGCGAGCACCTTGCTCCGCCCGTCAACGAGAACTTCAAGTGGTACATCATTCACGCGTACTCCGGCTTCGAGCGCAAGGTGCGCGAGTCGCTTGAGAGCCGCATCCATGCCTACAACCTGCAGAACCGCATCGGCCGCATCATGATCCCCACCGAGCCGGTGACCGAGCTTCGCAATGGCAAGAAGTACACCATCGAGCGTGTCTTCCTGCCCGGCTACGTCCTCGTCGAGATGGAACTCGACAACGACCTCTGGCACGTCATCAAGAACACCCCGCGCGTCACCGGCTTCCTCGGAACCGGAGACAGCCCCGTCGCTCTGTCCGAGCAGGAAGTCAGCTCCATCCTCTTCCGCACCGACGTTTCCAAGGATAAGCCGTCGATGAAGATCAAGTTCGCCAAGGGCGAGCAGGTCCGCATCAACGAAGGCCCCTTCGCCAACTTCTCCGGTGTGGTCGACGACCTCAACGAGGACAAGCAGACGCTTAAGGTTATGGTCAGCATCTTTGGCCGTTCGACTCCGGTCGAGATCGAGTTTTCCAAAGTCGACAAGATGGAAGATGAGTAG